A stretch of the Amia ocellicauda isolate fAmiCal2 chromosome 10, fAmiCal2.hap1, whole genome shotgun sequence genome encodes the following:
- the LOC136759568 gene encoding nuclear RNA export factor 1-like, with the protein MVVADGCTKSDVAKHRFMFQNTEYDDRMGGNRKGRGPKRRRLYSGQQARGQQRHWGGARGLEPRARLEEDSGQNIGVHHRRFMAYGGRPNHYNRNRGGSDNAGGNRPGSWYKMTIPYGRKHEKSSLLTVLQDLCTVHFTPVQFHYEGNRAVFYVQDATTAHALHKVSRKITDTEGYKVSVFMNHAPPPPNALKPEDLEHLKLSVSLQGSYVTSEEIQSRILRFLQDYYSVFDSGDRQPLLDAYHKDASFSLSTSQGWLKQTSPNVVAFLSKLPKTQHDTSSFVVDVNACTETLLSFTVSGVFKEVDGKSRDTMHAFSRVFITVPAANSGLCILNDKLFVRDATTKEIRRAFATSAPMPSSSAVPTLTATQQEMLSVFSVQSGMKLDWSQKCLQDNEWDFNRAAQIFTQLKAQGTIPDVAFK; encoded by the exons ATGGTGGTGGCTGACGGCTGCACAAAGAGCGATGTTGCAAAACACAGGTTTATGTTCCAAAACACAG agTACGATGACCGCATGGGTGGCAACAGGAAAGGGCGTGGCCCAAAGAGGAGACGCCTGTATAGTGGGCAGCAGGCCAGGGGCCAGCAGAGGCACTGGGGGGGAGCAAGGGGGCTGGAGCCCAGGGCCAGGCTGGAGGAGGACAGTGGCCAGAACATCGGCGTCCACCACAGGAGATT tATGGCTTATGGTGGGAGGCCAAACCACTACAACCGCAACCGGGGAGGCAGTGACAACGCAGGGGGGAACCGCCCTGGCAGCTGGTACAAAATGACG ATCCCCTATGGGAGGAAGCATGAGAAGTCATCCCTGCTCACCGTCCTGCAGGACCTGTGCACCGTGCACTTCACCCCTGTACAG tTCCACTATGAGGGGAACAGGGCAGTGTTCTATGTGCAGGATGCCACCACAGCCCATGCGCTGCACAAAGTGTCACGGAAAATCACCGACACTGAGGGGTACAAG GTGTCCGTCTTCATGAAccacgcccccccaccccccaacgcCTTGAAGCCAGAGGACCTTGAGCACCTCAAG ctctctgtctctctgcaggGCAGTTATGTTACTTCGGAGGAGATTCAGAGTAGGATTCTGCGCTTCCTGCAGGA ttacTATAGTGTATTCGACTCAGGGGACAGACAGCCACTCTTGGATGCGTATCACAAAGACGCCAGCTTCTCCCTCAGCACCTCTCAGGGCTGGCTGAAGCAAACGTCCCCGAACGTGGTGGCCTTCCTGAGCAAGCTGCCCAAGACGCAGCACGACACCAGCTCCTTCGTGGTGGATGTCAACGCCTGCACT GAGACGTTACTGTCCTTCACCGTCAGTGGAGTGTTTAAAGAAG tggacGGGAAGTCTCGGGACACAATGCACGCGTTCTCTCGCGTGTTCATCACTGTCCCTGCAGCAAACTCTGG gctCTGTATTCTGAATGATAAGCTGTTTGTTCGGGACGCGACGACGAAGGAGATCAGACGGGCATTCGCTACTTCAGCCCCCATGCCGTCCAGCAGCGCTGTGCCCACGCTGACTGCTACGCAGCAGGAGATGCTGTCCGTCTTCTCTGTGCAGTCGGGCATGAAGCTGGACTGGTCACAGAA GTGTCTGCAGGACAATGAGTGGGATTTCAACAGAGCCGCACAGATCTTCACCCAGCTCAAG GCTCAAGGGACAATCCCAGATGTCGCTTTCAAGTGA